GAACTTTTTTATAGAGCGGGTTTGAAAGTAAATAAAAAAACAGTTTTATTACTGTTTTTATTTTTTATTTTGTCTTTCAAAATAGCGCATAGCAGCGAGAATGGCTCTACGGAAAACTTGAGGATGCTTGCGTGCAACATTGACCATGAACTTGTCACTAAATGAATGAAGGTAACGTAAGCTTGGTTTAATTTCAGTAGCTGCCTTATAAAAAACTTCGGCTAAATCAGAAGCTTTAGCGCTACTTTTCATGAAACGCTCAAGACCAGACGATACCGAATCAACAAGAGGTTGATAAGGAGAATGTTCACTCAGATTAGCTTTGGAATTGTTTAGGGCAATTGCTCCCCAACTTGACTGTGTACCTCCAGGCTGGACGCAGACAGAGCGGATGCCAAACTGAGAAACTTCAAGATCGAGAACATCACTCCATTGTTGAATTGCAGCTTTCGTGGCATGGTAATAAGCTCCGAGAGGCATATAGCCGTCTCCACCAATTGAAGAGATATTAACAATACGCCCATAGTTTTGTGCACGCATGGTAGGTAAAATGAGCTGTGTCAGCTCCACTGCACCAAAAAAGTTAGTTTCAAATTGCTTGCGAATTTTGTCCATTGAAATTTCTTCAGCAGGACCATATTCTCCATATCCTGCATTGTTGATAAGGACGTCAATATGACCAGCTTGTGTTAAGATTTGTTGAACAAAATCTTGATTTGAAGCTGAGTCAGTCACATCAAGTTTTACAGCGATAATTTTATCTTCGTCTTGAGGGATTTTTTCTACACGACGCGCGCCAGCATAAACTTTCCATCCCCGTTTCGCAAAAAGGAGCGCAGCTTCTAACCCCATTCCATTTGAAGCGCCAGTGATGGCAACAATTTTTTCTGTCATGTTTTGATTTCCTTTCAAAAACTGAAATTTTTAATGAAATAAATGGTGTATTTTTAAAGTAATTATACCACTTCACTGAGATAAATAGTAATAGAATTACTAGTATATGTTATCCTTCTAAATAGAAACTTAAACCAAAAATCAATTTTGGAAGGCGGGCTTATAGATTTAATGAGAAAACAGTATTCTTTAGAATAAATTATTGGTCGTTTAATTGGAATTCATTTTAGAAATAACGTAAAATAGAATTAAGGAGGACGCTTACAATGATGGAAAATTACAAAAAAATTTTAGTGGCTATTGATGGTTCAGAACAAGCTGAGGAGGCCGTACATGAGGCAGTTGCGATTTGTAAATTGAGCAAAGCTCAATTGTTTGTTTTACACGCGACTGATAAAGTGAATTTATATGCAGCGGCAACTCCCATGCCTACTGTTCCAGCTCCGGCTTTACCCATTGCTCCAAATCTTTCTGCTGTTGATGAGAGCATTGAACAAGAAACTCAGGATATTATGAACAGAGCTACAGCTTTAATCGGCCCACAAGTCAATTTTGAAACAGTCAAAGTAGAGGGCTCACCACAAAAAGAGATTGTTGATTTCGCTAAAGATCATGAGATCGATCTGATTGTTATGGGATCCTCAGGTAAGGGTGCACTTGATCGAATGTTGCTCGGATCAACTGCTGTTTATGTGGTAAAACACGCGCCTTGCAATGTGATGATTATTAAATGAGAAGTTTAAATTAGTGAACTCAAGTGCTTTTAGTTCTTGTGTTAATATTTTGTTAGTAAATTCATGCTTTAGACTGCTTGTCTAAGGCTTTTTTGAATACAGACGGTAAGCGCTTCTTGATTAAATTAAAAAGGATAATACATGATTATCCTTTTTAAACAATTTTTTCAAAGCGTTCGATATAAATTAGGGCAAGTGTCATAATAATGGTCAAAATCAGTAAAAGAATATTTTCGGGTAACCAAGAGTTGAACAAATCATGAGCATAACCAAAGCCAATTGGACCAACGGCAGCAAGGAAATAACCTCCCGTTTGTACCATGCCTGATAATTTAGCCGTTTGCTGGGGAGATGAGGACTTCAACGAGAAAGTAGTCATCAGATAAGGAAAAAGTGC
The DNA window shown above is from Lactococcus sp. S-13 and carries:
- a CDS encoding SDR family NAD(P)-dependent oxidoreductase, with the translated sequence MTEKIVAITGASNGMGLEAALLFAKRGWKVYAGARRVEKIPQDEDKIIAVKLDVTDSASNQDFVQQILTQAGHIDVLINNAGYGEYGPAEEISMDKIRKQFETNFFGAVELTQLILPTMRAQNYGRIVNISSIGGDGYMPLGAYYHATKAAIQQWSDVLDLEVSQFGIRSVCVQPGGTQSSWGAIALNNSKANLSEHSPYQPLVDSVSSGLERFMKSSAKASDLAEVFYKAATEIKPSLRYLHSFSDKFMVNVARKHPQVFRRAILAAMRYFERQNKK
- a CDS encoding universal stress protein, which gives rise to MMENYKKILVAIDGSEQAEEAVHEAVAICKLSKAQLFVLHATDKVNLYAAATPMPTVPAPALPIAPNLSAVDESIEQETQDIMNRATALIGPQVNFETVKVEGSPQKEIVDFAKDHEIDLIVMGSSGKGALDRMLLGSTAVYVVKHAPCNVMIIK